From the genome of Devriesea agamarum, one region includes:
- a CDS encoding ABC transporter ATP-binding protein, which translates to MTNSDATDLKTAQVTTLADNPSRRGVARAAWRFAKPHGFLIAGAVALAVLGSFAATLPSVVVGRLTDALLDGDRQRVVMFGVIGVALALGQVVLSALSRAQLAASGEYLVRDVRDTVAHRLATVSLRFIERHRTGELLQRSTAEVSALSAFVRESLAGLVVTVATVVLFVIVLATQSWILVVVLLGVFLPPSLYVMHRFRSQAATAFGAEAQAEAQVAADLAESFRVRSLLASAPEITRERHANRAAQLNQDAVSAQLRTVRLARWVGATTVIEGLTMVVLIAVGSYLVAQGMVTVGVVVTFVLASVTLFAGFSDLVTLVGHIEEVLTGAARVHELIEASTNGSDRRQQEGGGRASSRDRGRGRGRGRGAVRGVGRTVARNPGREAMRAAGQVATRDTDRGAVRDEGQGAVPDVDRVTASRTPDVDEAGTPAVELDRVWFGYDTEPVLRGLSLSIAAGARCGLSGPSGAGKSTIATLIAGLYEPQAGRVRCCGIDLSTLTPHERAQLVSFVPQEVILGPGTLADELRLAAPQADDDTLREACAVLGLKSWLTSLPDGLLTPVGAGSVLSAGERQLVGLIRVVLRGSPVIVLDEATSDIDPAVAELVETALDQLAASRTVIVVAHRESTLDRLSTVYRIENGTVAAYANRMDDRTGNRDGLMS; encoded by the coding sequence ATGACAAACTCTGATGCGACAGATCTCAAGACCGCGCAGGTCACCACACTGGCGGATAATCCGTCACGGCGCGGGGTGGCCCGGGCTGCGTGGCGATTTGCCAAACCCCACGGTTTTTTGATTGCGGGGGCAGTAGCGCTCGCTGTGCTGGGGAGTTTCGCTGCGACCTTGCCGTCGGTGGTGGTTGGACGCCTCACCGATGCTCTCCTAGACGGAGACCGGCAGCGGGTGGTGATGTTCGGGGTGATCGGGGTTGCCCTGGCACTCGGGCAGGTGGTGCTGTCGGCACTCAGCCGGGCGCAGCTTGCTGCGTCGGGTGAGTATCTGGTGCGCGATGTCCGAGACACGGTCGCGCACCGGCTCGCGACGGTGTCGTTGCGCTTTATTGAGCGTCACCGCACAGGTGAGCTCTTGCAACGCTCCACAGCGGAGGTGTCGGCGCTGTCGGCATTTGTACGCGAGTCTTTGGCAGGGTTGGTTGTCACGGTTGCGACCGTGGTGCTGTTCGTGATCGTGCTGGCCACCCAGTCGTGGATCCTGGTGGTTGTTCTGCTGGGCGTGTTTCTTCCGCCTTCGCTCTATGTGATGCATCGGTTCCGTTCGCAAGCGGCTACCGCTTTTGGTGCGGAGGCACAGGCGGAAGCCCAGGTAGCTGCGGATTTAGCTGAGAGTTTTCGGGTGCGCTCTTTGCTCGCCTCAGCCCCCGAGATCACTCGTGAGCGCCACGCGAACCGGGCAGCGCAGCTGAACCAGGATGCGGTGTCGGCGCAGCTACGGACGGTGAGGCTCGCCCGGTGGGTGGGTGCCACCACCGTGATTGAGGGCCTGACGATGGTGGTTCTGATCGCTGTCGGGTCCTACCTGGTAGCGCAGGGCATGGTGACCGTGGGCGTGGTGGTCACATTTGTGCTGGCCAGCGTCACGCTTTTCGCGGGGTTCTCGGATCTGGTCACGCTGGTCGGCCACATCGAAGAAGTCTTAACGGGTGCGGCTCGGGTGCACGAGCTCATTGAGGCGAGCACCAATGGGTCCGACCGGCGCCAGCAGGAAGGCGGGGGCCGGGCATCGTCGCGAGATCGAGGCCGAGGTCGAGGTCGAGGCCGGGGTGCGGTGCGAGGTGTAGGCCGGACTGTGGCCCGAAATCCGGGCCGGGAGGCTATGCGAGCTGCGGGCCAAGTGGCAACGCGAGATACGGACCGGGGCGCGGTGCGAGATGAGGGCCAAGGTGCCGTGCCGGATGTGGACCGGGTTACCGCGTCGCGCACACCCGATGTTGACGAGGCGGGTACGCCCGCCGTTGAACTCGACCGCGTGTGGTTCGGGTACGACACCGAACCGGTGCTGCGCGGACTGTCGCTCAGCATCGCTGCCGGTGCGAGATGCGGGCTATCGGGCCCGTCCGGCGCCGGAAAATCGACCATCGCTACGCTGATCGCCGGGCTTTATGAGCCGCAGGCGGGTCGGGTGCGCTGCTGCGGCATCGACCTGTCAACGCTCACCCCGCACGAGCGGGCCCAGTTGGTGTCGTTTGTTCCTCAGGAAGTGATTCTCGGGCCGGGCACCTTGGCCGATGAGCTGAGACTGGCTGCACCGCAGGCCGATGACGACACATTGCGCGAGGCTTGCGCTGTGCTCGGACTTAAATCCTGGCTCACGAGTCTCCCCGATGGCCTGCTCACCCCGGTGGGTGCCGGATCAGTGCTGAGTGCGGGGGAACGGCAGCTGGTGGGTCTTATCCGGGTGGTGCTTCGCGGCAGCCCCGTCATTGTGCTCGATGAGGCCACCTCAGACATTGACCCGGCGGTGGCTGAACTGGTGGAAACCGCGCTCGATCAACTGGCGGCTTCGCGCACAGTGATCGTGGTGGCTCATCGAGAGAGCACTCTCGACCGGCTCAGCACGGTGTATCGAATCGAAAACGGCACAGTTGCGGCATACGCTAACCGAATGGATGATCGGACCGGCAACCGTGACGGGCTCATGTCATGA
- a CDS encoding 4'-phosphopantetheinyl transferase family protein, with translation MAEACRTGGGVDAIAAGAVGRSVETGAVSSSVAARASWGAMPGSFVTVTIAIADGLLSASPPAWLRLLPDDLRRMRAYRREEDVRRFVTGRALVACMARQILGDSAHDLRFSRLVDEVGERKPRFAWTSDPAGPPDLPEVSISHSGHLVVVAFAMGFEVGVDVEMHKSFSLPFTGAEDPVMRIVLTPQERARLHSRGDAAEAFTAKEAVLKAVGWGLAIDPLLVEIIDNRVTRFDAPQARAVSIAPLIVPGEASAHVAIAPLEA, from the coding sequence ATGGCTGAAGCCTGCCGGACCGGCGGAGGAGTCGACGCGATTGCAGCAGGGGCGGTAGGTCGTTCGGTCGAGACGGGGGCGGTAAGTAGCTCGGTCGCGGCGCGGGCGAGTTGGGGGGCGATGCCGGGCAGTTTTGTCACGGTCACTATTGCGATAGCCGACGGATTATTGTCGGCGAGCCCGCCCGCCTGGCTACGTCTTCTGCCCGACGACCTACGTCGAATGCGGGCATACCGCCGCGAGGAGGATGTGCGGCGCTTCGTCACCGGTCGGGCTCTGGTCGCCTGCATGGCACGCCAAATACTCGGCGATTCGGCTCATGACCTGCGGTTTAGTCGTTTGGTTGACGAGGTAGGAGAGCGGAAACCTCGGTTCGCCTGGACATCGGATCCCGCGGGTCCACCGGATCTACCCGAGGTATCGATATCGCACAGCGGGCACTTAGTGGTGGTCGCTTTTGCGATGGGGTTCGAGGTGGGGGTGGACGTTGAAATGCACAAGTCTTTTTCCCTGCCTTTTACTGGCGCAGAGGACCCGGTGATGCGCATTGTGCTGACCCCGCAGGAACGAGCACGGCTGCATTCTCGAGGGGATGCCGCAGAGGCGTTTACGGCCAAAGAAGCAGTGTTGAAAGCGGTTGGCTGGGGTCTCGCGATTGACCCGCTGCTGGTCGAAATTATCGACAATCGCGTTACGCGTTTCGACGCACCACAGGCACGGGCGGTCTCTATTGCCCCGTTAATTGTTCCCGGCGAGGCTTCGGCGCATGTGGCGATTGCGCCGTTGGAGGCGTAG
- a CDS encoding helix-turn-helix domain-containing protein codes for MTSMTKLETVSWEQARAEKLATMSDEEHARYAEATTIAEARLHIVEMVYKARINAGLTQTELARRAGTRQNVISAIENGAQVPGGVMLVRIAQAVGGVLEIRIKD; via the coding sequence ATGACCTCGATGACAAAATTAGAAACCGTTTCCTGGGAACAGGCCAGGGCTGAAAAATTGGCCACGATGAGCGACGAAGAACACGCCAGATACGCGGAAGCCACCACCATCGCGGAAGCGCGACTACATATTGTTGAAATGGTCTATAAGGCCCGCATAAATGCAGGTCTCACGCAAACTGAGCTCGCCCGACGTGCAGGCACTCGCCAAAACGTCATCTCAGCTATCGAAAATGGTGCGCAGGTACCCGGAGGGGTAATGCTTGTACGCATTGCCCAAGCTGTCGGCGGAGTATTAGAGATCCGGATTAAAGACTGA
- the ptsP gene encoding phosphoenolpyruvate--protein phosphotransferase, giving the protein MSDPMNATQIRIKAPLTGIMMPIEQVPDPVFAQKMVGDGFSIDPLSGELVAPVSGEVVDLQPSGHAITIRSDEGLEVLMHIGLDTVKLKGEGFTPKVAKGDRVSVGDALIDVDLDKVATRAKSLLTQVVITNSDRISELRPRTGMVTAGKDVAAEVTLAVDAAQAAQSAGEQEVLSEDVQLPNPTGMHARPAATLANLAKTFNADIHLHRGSDDADAKSIVSVMALGVRRGETITVSTRGSDAQTALTEVVKAIKEGLGEDCPPLDGASTSDAPAAAPVAATAAAAADTSAAPAPKAAEEPAKPLSGDPNLLIGVSASPGLGVGTVVQLRREEIEVVEHADNPEAEKSKLTAAIDHAMGELKQLQDRLEREASADKAAIFAAHQEILGDPALEELALNGIEQGKSAPFAWRAAFTSFAEQLAALDNEILAGRATDVRDVGQRVLGELTGQRSQAPTLAAGSILIAEDLTPSDTAQLDRTKVVGFATTGGGASSHVAIIARSLDIPAVAGIEARALTIADGAKVVLDGTKGTLRMNLSDAEIEEIRVRQQRIEEKKAADEARKDDPAITTDGHRVQVVANIGGVEDARQAMTMGAEGVGLLRSEFVFMDRTTAPTEAEQAKIYSDCSRALTLGQPLVIRTLDVGGDKPISYLPMPAEENPFLGVRGVRLGLEQPEVLRTQIRAILAAANSGADLHVMFPMISTIEEWRAAKAIFDEERDKSGVTTKVSVGIMMEVPSVGVMAHQFAKEEGCDFFSVGTNDLTSYTLAMDRGHPKLAPQLDPCNPAVLTLIGHAAEALHAHGKWLGVCGGIASDPQAVPILLGLGVDELSCSVPAIPSIKSMVRAYSMTQCKDLARKAASCATPAEVRALVPIDVA; this is encoded by the coding sequence GTGAGTGACCCAATGAATGCCACCCAGATCAGGATCAAGGCACCCCTGACGGGCATCATGATGCCCATTGAGCAGGTGCCGGACCCCGTATTTGCCCAGAAAATGGTGGGCGATGGTTTCTCAATTGACCCGTTGAGCGGCGAGCTCGTAGCTCCCGTCAGCGGTGAAGTTGTCGACCTGCAACCGTCAGGCCACGCCATCACCATCCGCTCGGACGAAGGCCTGGAAGTGCTCATGCACATCGGCCTGGATACCGTGAAGCTGAAGGGTGAAGGTTTCACGCCCAAGGTTGCCAAGGGTGATCGGGTGAGTGTGGGTGATGCACTCATTGACGTCGACCTAGACAAGGTCGCAACCCGAGCCAAGAGCCTGCTCACCCAGGTCGTGATTACCAACTCCGACCGCATTTCCGAGCTGCGCCCGCGCACCGGTATGGTCACCGCCGGCAAAGACGTTGCCGCCGAGGTCACCCTGGCCGTGGACGCTGCCCAAGCCGCGCAGAGCGCCGGTGAACAGGAAGTTCTCTCCGAGGACGTCCAGCTGCCGAACCCGACCGGCATGCATGCGCGCCCCGCCGCCACGCTGGCGAACCTCGCCAAAACCTTCAACGCCGACATCCACCTGCACCGCGGATCTGACGATGCTGACGCGAAGAGCATTGTGTCCGTGATGGCACTCGGGGTGCGCCGCGGCGAAACCATCACTGTCTCCACGCGCGGATCCGACGCGCAGACCGCATTGACCGAGGTCGTCAAGGCCATTAAAGAAGGGCTCGGCGAGGACTGCCCGCCCCTGGACGGTGCAAGCACATCCGATGCACCTGCTGCCGCCCCCGTCGCGGCCACTGCTGCCGCTGCAGCCGACACCTCAGCTGCCCCCGCTCCCAAAGCGGCTGAGGAACCGGCAAAGCCGCTGTCTGGCGATCCGAACCTCCTGATCGGTGTCTCCGCCTCCCCGGGCCTCGGTGTTGGCACCGTGGTGCAGCTGCGCCGCGAAGAGATCGAAGTTGTCGAACACGCCGATAACCCCGAGGCTGAGAAGAGCAAACTCACCGCCGCTATCGATCATGCGATGGGTGAGCTGAAACAGTTGCAGGACCGTCTGGAGCGGGAAGCCTCAGCCGACAAGGCTGCCATTTTCGCAGCTCACCAGGAAATCCTGGGCGACCCGGCGCTCGAAGAGCTTGCCCTGAACGGCATTGAACAGGGCAAGAGCGCGCCGTTCGCGTGGCGGGCCGCGTTCACCAGCTTTGCTGAACAGCTGGCTGCACTCGACAATGAAATCCTGGCGGGCCGGGCAACCGACGTGCGCGACGTAGGCCAGCGGGTGCTCGGTGAACTCACCGGTCAGCGCTCCCAAGCCCCGACCCTCGCAGCGGGCAGCATCCTGATCGCTGAAGACCTCACCCCGTCCGACACCGCACAGCTGGACCGCACCAAGGTTGTCGGATTCGCCACCACCGGCGGCGGTGCCTCCTCACATGTGGCGATCATCGCCCGGTCACTCGACATCCCTGCCGTGGCGGGGATCGAAGCCCGCGCTCTGACCATCGCCGACGGCGCCAAGGTGGTGCTGGATGGCACCAAGGGCACTCTGCGGATGAACCTGTCCGACGCTGAAATCGAAGAGATTCGCGTCCGTCAGCAGCGGATCGAGGAGAAAAAGGCTGCCGATGAGGCACGCAAAGACGATCCCGCCATCACCACCGACGGACACCGCGTCCAGGTGGTCGCCAATATCGGTGGCGTTGAGGACGCCCGCCAGGCCATGACCATGGGTGCTGAGGGTGTCGGTCTGTTGCGCAGTGAGTTCGTGTTCATGGACCGCACCACCGCCCCGACCGAAGCTGAGCAGGCCAAGATCTACTCCGACTGCTCGCGCGCCCTGACCCTCGGCCAGCCGCTGGTGATCCGCACCCTCGATGTCGGCGGCGACAAACCGATTAGCTACCTGCCGATGCCCGCCGAAGAAAACCCGTTCCTCGGCGTACGTGGGGTGCGCCTCGGCCTGGAACAGCCCGAGGTGTTGCGCACCCAGATCCGCGCGATCCTCGCCGCGGCCAACTCCGGCGCCGACCTGCACGTGATGTTCCCGATGATCTCGACCATCGAGGAATGGCGCGCCGCCAAAGCGATTTTCGACGAAGAGCGCGACAAGAGCGGAGTGACCACCAAGGTGTCGGTTGGCATCATGATGGAAGTTCCGTCGGTCGGCGTGATGGCACACCAGTTCGCCAAGGAAGAAGGCTGTGACTTCTTCAGCGTTGGCACCAATGACCTCACGAGCTACACGCTCGCGATGGACCGGGGGCACCCCAAACTCGCCCCTCAGCTTGACCCGTGCAACCCAGCCGTTTTGACCCTGATCGGTCACGCGGCCGAGGCTCTGCACGCACACGGTAAATGGCTCGGAGTCTGCGGCGGTATCGCCTCGGATCCCCAGGCTGTCCCGATCCTCCTCGGGCTCGGCGTGGACGAGCTGAGCTGCTCCGTCCCCGCTATCCCGTCCATCAAATCGATGGTGCGGGCCTACTCAATGACCCAGTGCAAGGATCTGGCCCGCAAGGCCGCTTCCTGCGCAACCCCAGCAGAAGTGCGCGCTCTCGTCCCTATTGACGTTGCGTGA
- a CDS encoding PTS transporter subunit EIIC: protein MSNTASDIVKAVGGPENIQGLTHCATRLRFQLRDSSVVDAKQVEAIQGVMGTVPQGGNRFQVIIGGAVQNVFDEIQRLPEMSAPKQLTDAEVKAAARAGGPRGRFAFMDSFFEFLSDSFRPIIGALLGASLFITFMSLMSTLGVIGNWADPRTDLPPSWQFMNLLWQSVFIFLPLMVAYNASKKLKADPWVGFAIMALVMLPGFSKLGESPAAHTTEFLGSKVTLIDIFGVPLTIFNYSSQVFPPLLMAALLGLLYKLLKKIIPANLQLIFVPFFAMLIMLPLTAFLIGPIGVYAGAAVADALQWVNSLSPFVFAIIVPLAYPFMVPLGLHWPINAIMLLNIQTLGYDFIQGPMGAWNFACFGATAGVLVLSWRDRDMQMRQTATGALAAGLLGGISEPSLYGIHLRFKRIYPLMLVGCLLGGIVIGIGGGVKTSAFVFTSLLTIPAFDNIPLYAIGIAVAFFTAMLLVIFVDYRTPEQRAEIKAAKAGASADTEEESAAAAPAAIAVDEAEAKQATEWLAALGGAQNLVKVDAVAETRLRVELKDGSKLDQDALRAAGLPGAVKISPTVWHLVAGLKAPQLAAAMNEQVGTAVLA from the coding sequence ATGAGTAACACCGCATCAGACATCGTCAAGGCAGTCGGTGGTCCTGAGAATATTCAGGGATTGACCCATTGCGCTACCCGCCTGCGTTTCCAACTCAGGGACTCCTCCGTGGTGGACGCGAAGCAGGTCGAGGCAATCCAGGGCGTCATGGGCACTGTGCCCCAGGGCGGAAACCGCTTCCAGGTCATCATTGGTGGCGCCGTTCAGAACGTATTTGACGAGATTCAGCGACTTCCCGAAATGTCAGCTCCCAAACAGCTGACCGACGCCGAAGTGAAGGCGGCCGCCCGTGCTGGCGGTCCGCGCGGACGCTTCGCCTTTATGGACTCGTTCTTCGAGTTCCTGTCGGACTCGTTCCGCCCCATCATCGGCGCCCTGCTCGGTGCGTCGCTGTTCATCACGTTCATGTCCCTGATGAGTACCTTGGGCGTGATCGGGAACTGGGCCGACCCTCGTACCGACCTGCCGCCGTCGTGGCAGTTCATGAACCTTCTGTGGCAGTCGGTCTTTATCTTCCTGCCGCTGATGGTTGCCTACAACGCGTCTAAGAAGCTGAAAGCTGACCCATGGGTTGGCTTCGCGATCATGGCACTGGTAATGCTGCCGGGCTTCTCGAAACTCGGTGAATCCCCCGCAGCGCACACCACGGAGTTCCTCGGCTCCAAGGTGACGTTGATCGACATCTTCGGCGTGCCGCTGACCATCTTCAACTACAGCTCGCAGGTGTTCCCGCCGCTGCTCATGGCGGCGCTGCTCGGTCTGCTGTACAAGCTGCTAAAGAAGATCATCCCCGCCAACCTGCAGCTGATTTTCGTGCCATTCTTCGCCATGCTGATCATGCTGCCGCTGACGGCCTTCCTGATCGGCCCCATCGGCGTGTACGCAGGTGCCGCCGTCGCCGACGCACTGCAGTGGGTGAACTCGCTGTCGCCATTCGTGTTTGCGATTATCGTGCCGCTGGCTTACCCCTTCATGGTGCCGCTCGGTCTGCACTGGCCGATCAACGCCATCATGCTGCTGAACATCCAGACCCTCGGATACGACTTCATTCAGGGCCCCATGGGTGCATGGAACTTCGCCTGCTTCGGTGCCACCGCCGGTGTGCTGGTCCTGTCCTGGCGCGACCGCGACATGCAGATGCGTCAGACCGCAACCGGTGCCCTCGCCGCGGGTCTGCTCGGTGGTATCTCCGAACCGTCGCTCTACGGTATTCACCTGCGCTTTAAGCGGATCTACCCGCTCATGCTGGTGGGCTGCCTCCTCGGCGGTATCGTCATCGGCATTGGCGGCGGTGTGAAGACCAGCGCCTTCGTATTTACCTCGCTGCTGACCATCCCCGCATTCGACAATATCCCGCTGTACGCGATCGGTATCGCCGTTGCGTTCTTCACCGCCATGCTGCTGGTGATCTTCGTGGACTACCGCACCCCGGAACAGCGCGCTGAGATCAAGGCCGCCAAGGCTGGTGCTTCGGCTGACACTGAGGAGGAGTCCGCTGCGGCTGCTCCCGCCGCCATCGCCGTGGACGAGGCCGAGGCGAAGCAGGCCACCGAGTGGCTCGCGGCTCTCGGTGGCGCGCAGAACCTGGTGAAGGTCGATGCGGTTGCCGAGACTCGTTTGCGGGTGGAACTGAAGGACGGCTCAAAGCTGGATCAGGACGCTCTGCGCGCAGCTGGTCTGCCCGGTGCCGTGAAGATCTCGCCGACCGTCTGGCATCTGGTAGCGGGCCTGAAAGCCCCGCAGCTGGCCGCCGCGATGAACGAGCAGGTAGGCACTGCCGTTCTGGCCTGA